The following are encoded together in the Aerococcus mictus genome:
- the obgE gene encoding GTPase ObgE: protein MSTFYDYAKIWVQAGKGGDGLVAFLREKYRPDGGPAGGDGGRGGDVIFKVDEGLRTLIDFRYNRHFKAKPGENGMTKGRYGRGADDLVVPVPPGTTVRDFDTGDLIGDLVDDGQELIVAKGGRGGRGNIKFATHNNPAPEIAENGEPGQERTLQLELKLLADAGLVGFPSVGKSTLLSVVSAAKPKVGDYHFTTINPNLGVVTTRNHEEFVLADLPGLIEGASEGIGLGMQFLRHIERTKVILHVVDMGAYENRDPFEDYVKINKELSNYDENLIARPTIIVANKMDIPEAVLYLEEFKEKLSTYFSDNYPDLNVPEIYPISAFTHAGINELMDHTAVLIDEETERREVQEAEKAAEDQKENVNYQIEEEEPYFYINRDSDGTFILSGRRIEKDFKMANLEYDESAMRFARRLKKQGVDEALREKGAKSGDIVRLLDYEFEFLD, encoded by the coding sequence ATGTCAACATTTTATGATTATGCCAAAATATGGGTTCAAGCCGGCAAGGGAGGCGATGGTTTAGTTGCCTTTCTCCGTGAAAAATACCGTCCTGATGGAGGCCCCGCTGGTGGTGATGGTGGTCGTGGCGGTGATGTCATTTTTAAGGTGGATGAAGGCTTAAGAACCCTGATTGATTTCCGCTACAATCGTCACTTTAAGGCCAAGCCAGGAGAAAATGGAATGACCAAAGGCCGTTATGGACGTGGGGCAGATGACTTAGTCGTCCCAGTGCCTCCTGGAACAACAGTGCGCGACTTTGATACAGGTGACTTGATTGGTGACTTAGTGGATGACGGCCAGGAGCTCATAGTTGCTAAGGGAGGTCGTGGCGGACGTGGTAATATCAAATTCGCCACTCATAATAATCCTGCCCCAGAAATCGCTGAAAATGGGGAACCTGGCCAAGAAAGAACCTTGCAGCTAGAATTAAAACTTCTTGCCGATGCGGGTTTAGTCGGTTTTCCATCAGTCGGAAAGTCGACCTTGCTATCTGTTGTCAGTGCAGCAAAACCTAAGGTAGGGGACTATCATTTCACTACTATTAATCCTAATTTAGGTGTAGTAACGACAAGAAACCATGAGGAATTTGTCTTAGCTGACCTTCCCGGTTTAATTGAAGGAGCCTCAGAGGGCATTGGCCTAGGTATGCAATTTTTACGTCATATTGAACGCACAAAAGTTATCTTACATGTGGTTGATATGGGCGCTTATGAAAACCGGGATCCTTTCGAGGATTATGTCAAAATCAATAAGGAACTCAGCAATTATGATGAGAATTTGATTGCTAGACCGACGATTATCGTTGCAAATAAGATGGACATTCCCGAAGCGGTTTTATATTTAGAAGAATTTAAAGAGAAGTTAAGCACTTACTTTTCAGACAATTATCCTGACTTAAACGTCCCTGAAATTTATCCTATTTCTGCCTTCACCCATGCGGGGATTAACGAATTGATGGACCATACGGCTGTATTGATTGATGAAGAAACCGAACGAAGAGAGGTTCAAGAGGCAGAAAAGGCAGCAGAAGATCAAAAGGAAAACGTCAACTATCAAATTGAAGAAGAGGAACCTTACTTCTATATTAACCGGGATAGTGACGGTACCTTTATTCTTTCCGGTAGACGCATAGAAAAAGATTTCAAGATGGCCAACTTAGAATATGATGAAAGTGCTATGCGCTTTGCTCGTCGCTTGAAAAAACAAGGTGTCGACGAAGCTTTGCGAGAAAAGGGAGCCAAATCAGGCGATATTGTGCGCTTGTTAGACTATGAATTTGAATTTTTAGATTAG